A part of Paraliobacillus zengyii genomic DNA contains:
- a CDS encoding FxsA family protein — MFRWLLLFILVVPALEIGIFIWAGGYIGTWWVIALIVLTGIMGAALAKKQGLETLNQARTQMSYGQAPAEQIFDGICILIGAVVLLTPGFITDAIGFLLLLPVTRTPIKRWLRNVLQSMLDKGTITIFKR, encoded by the coding sequence TTGTTTCGATGGTTGTTACTATTTATATTAGTTGTACCAGCATTAGAAATTGGTATTTTTATCTGGGCTGGCGGATACATCGGTACGTGGTGGGTAATAGCTTTAATTGTCTTAACTGGTATTATGGGAGCCGCTTTAGCTAAGAAACAAGGCTTGGAGACATTAAATCAAGCTAGAACGCAAATGAGTTATGGTCAAGCACCAGCAGAACAAATTTTTGATGGCATATGTATATTAATAGGTGCAGTTGTTCTATTAACACCTGGTTTTATTACCGACGCAATAGGTTTTCTATTATTGTTACCAGTAACAAGAACACCAATTAAACGGTGGTTACGTAACGTATTACAATCCATGTTGGATAAAGGGACAATCACCATATTTAAACGATAA
- the pfkA gene encoding 6-phosphofructokinase translates to MKKIGVLTSGGDSPGMNAAIRAVVRKGIFHDMEVYGIYNGYQGLMAGNIKRLELGSAGDIIQRGGTILFSARSEEFKTEEGQNVAIEQLNKFGIEGLIVIGGDGSFQGAAKLTAKGYPCIGVPGTIDNDIPGTDYTIGFDTALNTIIDAIDKIRDTATSHERTYVIEVMGRDAGDLALWAGLADGAESILIPENDNDFDIVVNRLKRGQARGKKHSIIVLAEGVGNGMDYGKKIQDATGMETRVTVLGHIQRGGKPTGFDRVLASRLGAKAVELLLAGEAGKMVGIQNNQLVSHDIIEVLTRKHKIDLDMYKLSNELSI, encoded by the coding sequence ATGAAAAAGATTGGTGTACTGACAAGTGGAGGTGACTCTCCAGGTATGAATGCAGCAATTAGAGCTGTAGTTCGTAAAGGGATCTTCCATGATATGGAAGTGTATGGTATTTATAATGGTTACCAAGGGTTAATGGCTGGTAACATAAAAAGATTGGAACTAGGTTCTGCGGGTGACATTATTCAACGTGGTGGAACAATCTTATTTTCAGCTCGATCAGAAGAGTTTAAAACAGAAGAAGGGCAGAATGTTGCAATTGAACAGTTAAATAAATTTGGAATTGAAGGTTTAATTGTAATTGGAGGAGACGGTTCTTTCCAAGGTGCTGCTAAATTAACAGCAAAAGGTTATCCTTGTATCGGTGTGCCTGGTACAATTGATAATGATATTCCTGGAACAGATTACACAATTGGTTTTGATACTGCATTAAATACGATTATAGATGCTATCGATAAAATTCGTGATACGGCAACTTCACACGAGCGGACATATGTAATTGAAGTTATGGGACGCGATGCAGGTGACTTAGCTTTATGGGCGGGGCTTGCAGATGGAGCAGAAAGTATCTTGATCCCAGAAAACGATAATGATTTTGACATCGTGGTAAATCGTTTGAAAAGAGGACAAGCAAGAGGTAAAAAGCACAGTATCATTGTACTTGCAGAAGGTGTTGGAAACGGCATGGACTATGGTAAAAAAATTCAAGATGCTACTGGAATGGAAACTAGAGTGACAGTTCTTGGACACATTCAACGTGGTGGTAAACCAACAGGGTTTGATCGTGTACTTGCAAGTCGTCTTGGTGCTAAAGCTGTTGAATTATTGCTTGCGGGTGAAGCTGGTAAAATGGTTGGTATTCAAAATAACCAGTTAGTTAGTCATGATATTATAGAAGTGCTAACGCGTAAACATAAAATTGATTTAGATATGTATAAGCTCTCTAATGAACTATCTATATAG
- the ytvI gene encoding sporulation integral membrane protein YtvI: protein MIPKHIIARIIRLFYVVLLVFLSIITFTVLIRYTYPFIIAFIIAFLLNPFITFLEQKWHLHRTFASLLTISIISTILISFVMICMLESIQALLFLAKYIPAHFQDFLHYIQRWIESTLLPIYDKLMIRYEHLQSAQQTTIVKQLQQTISEIASSGSAILENFFFTATNFIRGLPNLLSVSFFILLGTFFISKDWYKLQNWYNKIIPIKFLNKMGAVTKTFKHTLYSFFKAQLILTLISTLLIFIGLLVINIDYPFTLALLIGIVDFIPYLGTGLFFIPWIIYQFINGNFDLTIQLCAIYMIVIIQRQLMEPKLLASHIGVNPLWMLITAFASYQLFGLLGVFVAPFIVMFMQTLSKTGILLNLWCYIYEGKD from the coding sequence ATGATACCTAAACATATAATAGCTCGCATTATTCGTTTATTCTATGTTGTTTTACTAGTCTTTCTTTCTATCATAACTTTTACTGTTTTAATAAGATATACCTATCCATTTATAATCGCTTTTATTATTGCGTTCCTATTAAATCCTTTCATCACATTTCTAGAACAAAAGTGGCATTTACATCGTACTTTTGCAAGTTTATTAACGATTTCTATTATTTCCACAATTTTGATTTCTTTTGTGATGATCTGTATGCTCGAATCTATTCAAGCATTGCTGTTTTTAGCCAAATATATCCCTGCTCATTTCCAAGATTTTTTGCACTATATTCAGAGATGGATCGAATCAACTCTATTACCAATATACGATAAACTAATGATTCGATATGAACATTTACAATCTGCACAGCAAACTACTATTGTGAAACAATTACAACAAACGATAAGCGAAATTGCTTCCAGTGGTTCTGCTATCTTAGAAAATTTCTTTTTTACAGCAACAAATTTTATTAGAGGTCTACCAAATTTATTATCTGTTTCTTTTTTTATTTTATTAGGCACGTTTTTTATTAGTAAAGATTGGTACAAGCTTCAAAATTGGTACAATAAAATAATACCAATTAAATTTCTAAATAAGATGGGAGCTGTCACAAAAACATTCAAGCATACGCTATATAGTTTTTTTAAAGCACAGCTCATATTAACTTTAATTTCAACATTGCTTATTTTTATTGGATTACTTGTGATAAATATTGACTATCCTTTTACACTCGCACTTTTAATTGGTATCGTAGACTTTATTCCCTATTTGGGGACCGGCTTATTCTTTATTCCTTGGATTATCTATCAATTTATAAATGGTAATTTTGATTTAACTATCCAATTATGTGCAATATACATGATAGTTATAATCCAGCGGCAACTGATGGAACCAAAATTATTAGCATCTCATATTGGGGTTAATCCATTATGGATGCTGATTACAGCTTTTGCTTCCTATCAATTATTTGGATTATTGGGTGTCTTTGTTGCACCGTTCATCGTCATGTTTATGCAAACATTATCTAAAACTGGTATTCTGCTAAACTTGTGGTGTTACATTTATGAAGGAAAAGATTAA
- the icd gene encoding NADP-dependent isocitrate dehydrogenase: protein MSKGEKITVENGVVQTPDHAIIPFIEGDGIGADIWAASSRVIEAAVEKAYQGKKSIIWKEVYAGQKAFDRTGEWLPDETLDAIREYKIAIKGPLTTPIGGGIRSLNVALRQQLDLFTCLRPVRYVDGVPSPVKRPQDTNMVIFRENTEDIYAGIEWQQGSDEAKKVIDFLQNEMGVKNIRFPETSGIGVKPISTEGTKRLVRAAIDYAINEGRKSVTLVHKGNIMKFTEGAFKTWGYELAEEEYGDKVFTWATYDKIVEEKGREAADEAQAEAEKAGKIIIKDSIADIFLQQILTRPKEFEVVATMNLNGDYISDALAAQVGGIGIAPGANINYETGHAIFEATHGTAPKYAGLDKVNPSSVILSAVLMLEHIGWKEAAQLITKSMDKTISEKVVTYDFARMMDNATEVKTSEFGTALINNMD from the coding sequence ATGTCAAAAGGTGAAAAAATCACAGTAGAAAATGGAGTTGTACAAACTCCGGATCACGCAATCATTCCATTTATTGAAGGCGACGGTATTGGCGCTGACATTTGGGCAGCTTCTAGTCGCGTGATTGAAGCAGCAGTAGAGAAAGCTTATCAAGGTAAAAAGTCAATTATATGGAAAGAAGTGTATGCAGGTCAAAAAGCTTTCGACCGTACTGGCGAATGGTTACCTGATGAAACTTTAGATGCGATACGTGAATATAAAATTGCAATAAAAGGACCACTAACAACACCAATTGGTGGGGGAATTCGCTCTTTAAATGTTGCGCTAAGACAACAATTGGATCTTTTTACATGTTTAAGACCTGTACGTTACGTTGATGGTGTTCCGTCACCCGTTAAACGACCTCAGGATACAAATATGGTAATCTTCCGAGAAAATACGGAAGACATTTATGCAGGAATTGAGTGGCAACAGGGTTCAGATGAAGCAAAAAAGGTTATTGACTTCTTGCAAAATGAGATGGGAGTTAAAAATATCCGTTTTCCAGAGACTTCAGGGATTGGTGTCAAGCCGATATCTACGGAAGGAACAAAGCGCCTAGTACGTGCTGCAATTGATTATGCAATCAATGAAGGAAGAAAGAGTGTTACCTTAGTACATAAAGGTAATATTATGAAGTTTACAGAAGGTGCTTTTAAAACGTGGGGCTATGAATTAGCTGAAGAAGAATATGGCGATAAAGTTTTCACATGGGCTACGTATGATAAAATTGTTGAAGAAAAAGGTCGTGAAGCTGCTGATGAGGCTCAGGCAGAAGCTGAGAAAGCAGGTAAAATTATTATTAAAGATTCAATTGCCGACATCTTCTTACAACAAATTTTGACGAGACCTAAAGAATTTGAAGTTGTTGCAACGATGAATTTGAATGGTGATTATATATCAGATGCATTAGCGGCTCAAGTTGGTGGAATTGGTATTGCACCTGGAGCAAATATTAACTATGAAACAGGACATGCAATCTTTGAAGCAACGCATGGTACTGCACCTAAATATGCTGGTTTAGACAAAGTGAATCCATCGTCAGTCATTTTATCTGCTGTATTAATGCTTGAACATATTGGTTGGAAAGAAGCGGCTCAGCTAATTACTAAATCAATGGATAAAACGATTAGTGAGAAAGTAGTTACATACGATTTTGCTCGTATGATGGATAATGCTACAGAAGTTAAAACATCAGAATTCGGTACAGCATTAATTAACAACATGGATTAA
- a CDS encoding DUF441 domain-containing protein has product MINQSTLFLLLLFALGYIGKNQSIMIAVYVLLGMKLFKMDDKLFPYIQDKGMLWGVTIITIAVLIPIASGDIGFKDLIESVKSYYGWIALGAGAFVAIVAKGGLDLLANDPHLTTALVMGTILAVVLFQGVAVGPLIGAGIAYMVMRIVDFFIP; this is encoded by the coding sequence ATGATTAATCAATCAACATTATTTTTGTTGTTATTATTCGCATTAGGTTACATAGGAAAAAACCAATCAATTATGATAGCCGTCTATGTATTGTTGGGTATGAAGCTTTTTAAAATGGATGACAAGTTATTTCCTTATATACAAGATAAAGGGATGTTGTGGGGAGTTACTATTATTACAATAGCTGTACTAATCCCAATCGCTAGTGGGGATATTGGATTTAAAGATCTGATCGAAAGTGTAAAGTCTTACTATGGTTGGATTGCTCTTGGAGCTGGTGCGTTTGTCGCAATTGTAGCTAAGGGAGGATTAGACTTATTAGCTAATGATCCACATTTAACAACTGCACTTGTTATGGGTACCATACTAGCTGTGGTTTTATTTCAGGGCGTAGCTGTTGGTCCATTAATTGGTGCTGGCATTGCTTATATGGTTATGCGAATTGTAGACTTTTTTATACCATAA
- the accD gene encoding acetyl-CoA carboxylase, carboxyltransferase subunit beta: MPIKDIFTKKKKYASIPSEKAKQDIPHGLMKKCNGCQKIFYEKEWTKNLNVCPECGLHHQLPAFERIEILCDEDTFQEWDQELQSTDPLEFPGYEQKVLKDKEKTGLNEAVVTGQGKINGYDTAIVVMDSRFRMGSMGAVVGEKVARAIENANKLSIPIIIFTASGGARMQEGVISLMQMAKTSIAIQRLNKSGGCLISVMTNPTTGGVSASFASIGDYHFAEPGALIGFAGRRIIEQTIREKLPSDFQTAEFQLEHGQIDKVVSRKEMKQVLTTVLDLHQARGQEA; this comes from the coding sequence TTGCCGATAAAAGATATTTTTACAAAAAAGAAAAAGTATGCATCGATTCCAAGTGAAAAAGCAAAACAAGATATACCACACGGATTGATGAAAAAATGTAATGGATGTCAAAAGATTTTTTATGAAAAAGAATGGACTAAAAATTTAAATGTATGTCCAGAATGTGGTTTGCATCACCAGTTACCAGCTTTTGAACGAATTGAAATACTGTGTGATGAGGATACATTTCAAGAGTGGGATCAAGAGTTGCAATCAACAGATCCTTTGGAGTTTCCAGGATATGAACAAAAGGTTTTAAAGGATAAAGAAAAAACAGGTTTAAATGAGGCAGTTGTAACTGGACAAGGTAAGATTAACGGATATGACACGGCAATAGTTGTTATGGATTCAAGGTTTCGAATGGGCAGTATGGGAGCTGTTGTCGGAGAAAAAGTAGCCCGTGCCATTGAGAATGCAAATAAGCTTTCTATTCCTATTATTATTTTTACCGCTTCTGGTGGTGCACGTATGCAGGAAGGTGTTATTAGTCTGATGCAAATGGCTAAAACATCCATTGCAATTCAACGCTTAAATAAATCTGGAGGTTGCTTGATTAGTGTTATGACTAATCCTACTACCGGAGGCGTTTCAGCAAGCTTTGCATCAATTGGAGATTATCATTTTGCAGAGCCTGGTGCGCTTATTGGGTTCGCTGGCAGAAGAATTATTGAACAAACGATTCGAGAAAAACTTCCTAGTGATTTTCAAACTGCAGAATTTCAACTTGAACATGGACAAATTGATAAAGTTGTTTCTAGGAAAGAAATGAAACAAGTTCTAACAACCGTATTAGATCTTCACCAGGCAAGGGGGCAAGAAGCTTGA
- the citZ gene encoding citrate synthase: MSTTKGLEGVIATESSISSIIDDQLTYVGYKIDDLAEHSSFEEVVYLLWHKRLPTQSELTEIQNELTSNMVLPDEVIKLFNMYDLSAIHPMAALRTAISLLGLSDPEVDIMEPEANLRKAIRLQAKISTVITAFSRLREGEEPIAPKPGLSYAENFLYMLKGKEAEAIEVEAFNKALVLHADHELNASTFTARVCVATLSDLYSGVIAAIGALKGPLHGGANEQVMQMLTDIAEVDNAIPYIQEKLENKEKIMGMGHRVYRTGDPRAKHLKKMSEQLTEVTGQSKWYEMSVKIEAYIKEKKGLPANVDFYSASVYHSLGIAHDLFTPIFAMSRTSGWLAHILEQYENNRLIRPRAEYIGPIRQPFIALEDR, encoded by the coding sequence ATGTCAACTACCAAAGGACTAGAAGGAGTCATTGCAACAGAATCATCTATTAGTTCAATTATTGATGACCAATTGACCTATGTAGGTTATAAAATTGATGATCTTGCAGAACATTCTAGTTTTGAGGAAGTTGTGTATCTATTATGGCATAAACGACTTCCAACACAATCAGAATTGACTGAGATTCAAAATGAATTGACTTCTAATATGGTGCTTCCAGATGAAGTCATTAAACTTTTTAATATGTATGATCTTTCTGCCATTCATCCAATGGCTGCTTTACGTACAGCTATATCTTTATTGGGTTTATCTGATCCAGAGGTAGACATAATGGAACCTGAGGCTAATTTGCGAAAGGCTATTCGGTTACAGGCAAAGATATCTACAGTAATCACTGCATTTTCTCGCCTAAGAGAAGGCGAAGAACCAATTGCACCTAAACCTGGACTTAGTTATGCAGAAAATTTTCTTTACATGTTAAAAGGAAAAGAAGCTGAAGCAATTGAAGTAGAAGCTTTTAATAAAGCACTTGTTCTTCATGCTGATCATGAGTTAAATGCTTCTACGTTTACAGCGCGGGTTTGTGTTGCTACATTGTCTGATCTCTATTCGGGTGTTATCGCAGCAATTGGTGCTTTAAAGGGACCTTTACATGGTGGTGCTAATGAACAAGTTATGCAAATGTTAACCGATATAGCTGAAGTAGATAATGCTATACCGTATATACAAGAGAAGCTGGAAAACAAAGAAAAAATTATGGGAATGGGACATCGTGTTTACCGAACGGGTGATCCGAGAGCGAAACATCTTAAAAAAATGTCCGAACAATTAACAGAAGTAACAGGACAATCTAAATGGTATGAAATGTCTGTTAAAATAGAAGCGTACATTAAAGAAAAAAAGGGTTTACCAGCAAACGTAGATTTTTATTCTGCATCTGTCTATCATAGTCTTGGAATAGCACACGACTTGTTCACTCCAATTTTTGCGATGAGTAGAACCTCAGGTTGGTTAGCACATATTTTAGAACAGTACGAGAACAATCGCTTGATTCGTCCACGTGCTGAATATATTGGACCAATCAGACAACCATTTATAGCGTTGGAGGATAGATAG
- the accA gene encoding acetyl-CoA carboxylase carboxyl transferase subunit alpha: MKQVLEFEKPVIELREKINELKKLTEGSDMDLSNEITTLEKRLEKLEEDIYGNIKPWDRVMIARHTDRPTTLDYIELLFTDFLELHGDRLFGDDTAIVTGIAKYQGTPVTVIGHQRGKNTKDNIYRNFGSPHPEGFRKALRHMKLAAKFNRPIITFIDTKGAHPGKAAEERGQSEAIARNLMEMGGLEVPIISVVIGEGGSGGALALGVADDLYMLENSTYSVISPEGAASILWKDAKHAQEAAESLKITAKDLKDLKIIDDVIPEPRGGAHRDVELQASYIDPFIKKSLKSLSGLEPDALVERRWEKYKDIGSI; the protein is encoded by the coding sequence TTGAAACAAGTATTAGAATTTGAAAAGCCCGTAATAGAATTACGCGAAAAGATAAACGAATTAAAAAAGCTAACTGAAGGTAGCGATATGGATTTATCAAATGAGATTACTACACTTGAAAAGCGACTGGAGAAATTAGAAGAAGACATTTATGGGAATATAAAACCATGGGATCGAGTTATGATTGCTCGTCATACCGACCGACCAACTACTTTAGATTATATTGAACTTTTATTCACTGACTTTTTGGAATTGCATGGCGATCGCTTATTTGGAGATGATACAGCGATAGTAACAGGTATAGCCAAGTATCAGGGAACACCGGTAACGGTAATTGGTCATCAGCGTGGTAAGAATACAAAGGACAATATTTATCGTAATTTTGGTAGTCCACATCCAGAAGGTTTTCGAAAAGCATTGCGACATATGAAACTAGCAGCTAAATTTAATCGTCCAATAATTACTTTTATTGATACAAAAGGTGCACACCCTGGTAAAGCTGCAGAAGAACGAGGACAAAGTGAAGCAATTGCACGTAACCTAATGGAAATGGGCGGTTTGGAAGTACCGATTATCTCCGTAGTTATCGGAGAAGGTGGTAGCGGAGGAGCGCTTGCATTAGGTGTTGCAGATGATTTATATATGCTAGAGAACTCAACATACTCGGTTATTTCACCTGAAGGTGCAGCAAGTATTTTGTGGAAAGATGCAAAACATGCACAAGAAGCTGCTGAATCATTAAAAATAACTGCAAAAGATTTAAAGGATTTGAAGATAATTGATGATGTGATCCCAGAACCAAGAGGCGGAGCTCATCGAGATGTCGAGTTACAGGCATCTTATATCGATCCCTTTATTAAAAAGTCTCTAAAAAGTTTGAGTGGTCTTGAACCAGATGCATTAGTTGAGCGTAGATGGGAAAAATATAAAGATATTGGTTCAATTTAA
- the pyk gene encoding pyruvate kinase yields the protein MRRTKIVCTIGPASETVEQLVQLIDAGMNVARLNFSHGDFEEHGQRIVNIREAAKKTGKTVAILLDTKGPEIRTNTMKNGEVHITKGKEINISMKEVEGTEEKFSVSYPQLIDDVHVGSKILLDDGLIELEVIDILNDQKELKTIALNSGVLKNKKGVNVPNVSVNLPGITDKDAADIKFGIEQDVDFIAASFVRRASDVLEIKQLLETNNASHIHIIPKIENQEGVDNLDAILQVSDGLMVARGDLGVEIPPEDVPLVQKDMIRKCNTAGKPVITATQMLDSMQRNPRPTRAEASDVANAIFDGSDAIMLSGETAAGDYPVEAVQTMSNIATKAETAIDHKSVLDIRSKSSELTITDAISQSVNHSAMNLNVDAILTPTASGHTARMISKYRPEAPIIAVTFDERISRRLSLVWGVQSILGELAYSTDDVLDLAIQKGLSAGHFNYGDRVIITAGVPVGESGTTNLMKIHIIGDVLTKGQGIGKGSSFGKAVLAKNAEEANAKMKQGDILVTYGTDKEMMSAVEKASGIVTEEGGLTSHAALVGLDLGIPVIVGVEKAINLIEDGQDITIDAKKGDIYSGHASIL from the coding sequence ATGAGAAGAACTAAAATTGTTTGTACAATTGGACCAGCTTCAGAAACAGTGGAGCAATTAGTCCAGTTAATTGATGCAGGAATGAACGTAGCACGTCTGAATTTTTCACATGGTGATTTTGAGGAGCACGGTCAACGTATCGTAAATATAAGAGAAGCTGCTAAGAAAACAGGGAAAACTGTAGCGATCTTACTTGACACGAAAGGTCCAGAAATCAGAACGAATACAATGAAAAATGGTGAAGTACATATTACCAAAGGCAAAGAAATTAACATTTCTATGAAAGAAGTTGAAGGAACAGAAGAAAAATTTTCTGTCAGCTATCCGCAACTAATTGATGATGTACATGTTGGATCAAAAATCCTTCTAGATGATGGTTTAATTGAATTAGAAGTTATTGACATTTTAAATGATCAAAAAGAATTAAAAACAATAGCATTAAATTCTGGTGTATTAAAAAACAAAAAAGGTGTAAATGTACCAAATGTAAGTGTTAATCTTCCTGGAATCACAGATAAAGATGCAGCAGATATTAAATTTGGTATTGAGCAAGATGTTGATTTCATTGCAGCATCATTTGTTCGTCGCGCCTCAGATGTATTAGAAATTAAACAGCTATTGGAAACGAATAATGCTTCTCATATCCATATTATCCCTAAAATTGAGAATCAGGAAGGTGTCGACAATCTGGATGCTATCCTACAGGTAAGTGATGGATTAATGGTTGCTCGTGGTGACTTAGGTGTTGAAATTCCACCAGAAGATGTGCCATTAGTACAAAAAGATATGATTAGAAAATGTAATACTGCAGGCAAACCTGTTATTACAGCAACACAAATGTTAGATTCTATGCAACGTAACCCGCGTCCAACACGTGCTGAGGCATCCGATGTTGCGAATGCTATTTTTGATGGTTCAGATGCAATCATGCTTTCTGGTGAAACAGCAGCAGGTGACTATCCTGTTGAGGCAGTTCAAACAATGAGTAATATTGCTACAAAAGCAGAAACAGCAATTGACCATAAGTCTGTATTAGATATACGTTCTAAATCAAGTGAATTAACGATTACTGATGCGATTAGTCAATCTGTTAATCATTCAGCTATGAATTTAAATGTAGATGCTATCCTAACGCCGACTGCTAGTGGACATACAGCACGTATGATCTCGAAGTATCGTCCTGAAGCACCAATTATTGCCGTAACATTTGATGAAAGAATTAGCCGTCGTCTATCACTTGTTTGGGGCGTGCAATCCATTCTTGGAGAACTAGCTTATTCTACAGATGATGTCTTAGATTTGGCTATCCAAAAAGGTTTATCAGCTGGTCATTTTAATTACGGAGACCGAGTTATCATAACAGCAGGTGTACCTGTTGGAGAAAGTGGAACAACTAACTTGATGAAAATCCATATTATTGGTGATGTTTTAACAAAAGGCCAAGGTATTGGAAAAGGAAGTTCATTTGGTAAAGCAGTTCTAGCTAAAAATGCAGAAGAAGCAAATGCAAAAATGAAGCAAGGTGACATTCTTGTAACTTATGGCACAGATAAAGAGATGATGTCAGCAGTAGAGAAAGCTAGTGGTATTGTTACTGAAGAAGGTGGATTAACTTCTCATGCGGCATTAGTTGGATTAGACTTAGGAATCCCTGTTATTGTTGGAGTCGAAAAGGCAATTAATTTAATTGAAGACGGGCAAGATATTACAATCGATGCTAAAAAAGGTGATATTTACAGTGGACATGCAAGTATATTGTAA